A single genomic interval of Helianthus annuus cultivar XRQ/B chromosome 6, HanXRQr2.0-SUNRISE, whole genome shotgun sequence harbors:
- the LOC110944682 gene encoding uncharacterized protein LOC110944682, producing the protein MSFMINQYWGRAEYKVAVVDSQGRSGGLACLWCPAVLRCVDIFHNRNFIIVSGFLVQSGCRMNLVNVYAPIDAVSRRVVWSEILGFRNLMQGLWVMMGDFNDVRDASEHMNSEFVAANAEAFNQFILSAGLVEYNMGGGNFTYISDNGRKLSKLDRFLVCLGFRERWPNASVIALAREVSDHRPIVLSTTQSEFGHIPFRFFNSWFEYSGFLDYVLQKCGEFNFSGPEDLALAIKLRWLKNIIKTWLKVEKDSREGIYGGKKKWLEYIENMAEERMLEEDELAERMECRNYVAEFDRIKQLDLRQKSRAKWAIDGDENSGFFHLVINSNISTNRLNGLMIDGEWLTNPLSIKESLFEFFLHQFSEPMSDRPDMICPGIATISDSEAAMLENPSLWRKLKQLCGSVKGIGLLGQMGSISSSLKSVGRAPR; encoded by the coding sequence ATGTCTTTTATGATTAATCAGTATTGGGGTCGAGCCGAATACAAGGTCGCTGTGGTGGATTCGCAAGGTAGGTCAGGGGGTCTTGCATGTCTTTGGTGCCCTGCAGTGCTCAGGTGTGTCGATATTTTTCATAATAGAAATTTTATTATTGTATCGGGTTTTTTGGTCCAATCGGGGTGTAGAATGAACTTAGTAAATGTATATGCTCCTATTGATGCGGTCAGTAGGCGAGTTGTTTGGTCGGAGATATTGGGGTTTAGGAACTTAATGCAAGGCTTATGGGTCATGATGGGTGATTTCAATGATGTACGGGACGCTAGTGAACACATGAATTCGGAATTTGTCGCTGCAAATGCCGAGGCCTTCAACCAGTTCATATTGTCAGCCGGTCTGGTAGAATATAATATGGGTGGTGGGAACTTCACTTATATTTCTGATAATGGTAGAAAGTTGAGTAAATTGGATCGATTTCTTGTATGCTTGGGTTTTAGGGAGAGATGGCCGAATGCATCAGTGATTGCCTTGGCTAGGGAAGTTTCTGATCATCGGCCTATTGTTCTATCCACTACTCAGTCAGAGTTTGGGCATATTCCATTTAGATTCTTTAACTCGTGGTTCGAGTATTCTgggtttcttgattatgttttgcAAAAATGTGGCGAGTTTAATTTCTCGGGGCCGGAGGACCTTGCGCTTGCAATCAAATTAAGGTGGCTAAAAAACATTATTAAAACATGGTTGAAAGTGGAGAAGGATAGTAGGGAGGGGATTTATGGTGGAAAAAAGAAGTGGTTGGAGTATATTGAAAATATGGCAGAGGAGCGAATGTTAGAGGAGGATGAACTGGCCGAGAGGATGGAATGTCGTAATTATGTGGCGGAATTTGATAGGATAAAACAGTTGGACCTGCGTCAAAAATCTAGGGCAAAATGGGCGATTGATGGTGATGAAAATTCTGGTTTTTTTCATCTTGTCATTAACTCCAATATTAGTACAAACAGATTGAATGGTTTGATGATAGATGGTGAGTGGTTAACGAATCCGTTATCCATTAAAGAGTCCTTGTTTGAGTTTTTCCTACATCAGTTTTCGGAGCCAATGTCTGATAGGCCAGATATGATTTGCCCTGGTATAGCTACCATCTCGGATTCTGAGGCAGCTATGTTGGAAAATCCGTCACTGTGGAGGAAATTAAAGCAGCTGTGTGGGAGTGTGAAGGGGATCGGGCTCCTGGGCCAGATGGGTTCAATTTCCAGTTCATTAAAAAGTGTTGGGCGGGCTCCTAGATGA